The Solibacillus sp. FSL R7-0682 genome includes a window with the following:
- the fliP gene encoding flagellar type III secretion system pore protein FliP (The bacterial flagellar biogenesis protein FliP forms a type III secretion system (T3SS)-type pore required for flagellar assembly.), producing MTDILSVFSESDPGNVSTSVTLLFLLTVLSLAPSILILMTSFARIVIVLSFTRTALATNQMPPNQVIIGLALFLTFFIMAPTFQQVNEQALQPLFDEEINLEEAYERATIPFKEFMAQHTRQKDLELFLEYNQSEYPESIEEIPLTLLVPAFALSEIKTAFQMGFMIFIPFLVIDMVVASTLMAMGMMMLPPVMISLPFKILLFILVDGWYLVMKSLLQSF from the coding sequence ATGACAGATATTCTTTCCGTCTTTTCAGAAAGTGATCCAGGGAATGTATCAACATCGGTTACACTATTATTCCTATTGACCGTACTTTCGTTAGCACCAAGTATTTTAATATTGATGACTTCGTTTGCACGAATTGTCATTGTCTTATCGTTTACACGTACAGCATTGGCGACAAACCAAATGCCTCCGAACCAAGTGATTATTGGTTTGGCACTATTTTTAACATTTTTTATTATGGCACCAACCTTCCAACAAGTAAACGAACAAGCATTACAGCCTTTGTTTGATGAAGAAATTAATTTGGAAGAAGCATATGAACGTGCAACAATTCCATTTAAAGAATTTATGGCACAACACACAAGGCAAAAGGATTTAGAGTTGTTTCTAGAATACAATCAATCAGAATATCCAGAATCTATTGAAGAAATTCCATTAACACTCTTAGTTCCAGCGTTTGCCTTAAGTGAAATTAAAACAGCATTTCAAATGGGCTTTATGATTTTCATACCGTTTTTAGTGATTGACATGGTTGTAGCTAGTACACTTATGGCGATGGGTATGATGATGTTGCCTCCAGTAATGATTTCACTACCATTTAAAATTTTATTATTTATACTAGTCGATGGTTGGTATTTAGTAATGAAGTCCTTACTTCAAAGTTTTTAG
- a CDS encoding flagellar biosynthetic protein FliO, with the protein MLAKKSFRFWLIVGIVWLSVLFAPISNGTFASVKNVDECIKNQEICQKDNTSDAETESTESASVGMGFWEYIKILLALIFVIGLLLFILKFLNKRNLKYQQNALIKNIGGMSVGPQKSVQLLLIGKHIYIVGVGENIQLLKEIDSPEEVDQLMKQMEGNHYTAATTPYIAEIFKKFTNKNEPKDISNSPKFNEMFNEKIGEIKQKRTDELERWKEQESDKR; encoded by the coding sequence ATGCTAGCAAAAAAATCATTTCGATTTTGGCTAATTGTTGGAATAGTATGGTTGTCTGTATTGTTCGCACCAATTTCAAATGGGACTTTTGCATCGGTTAAAAATGTTGACGAATGTATCAAAAACCAAGAAATTTGCCAGAAAGATAATACTTCAGATGCCGAAACAGAATCTACTGAATCGGCATCTGTTGGTATGGGGTTCTGGGAGTACATAAAAATTTTATTAGCGCTAATTTTTGTAATTGGGCTTCTATTATTTATTTTGAAGTTTTTAAACAAACGTAATTTAAAATACCAACAAAATGCCCTTATTAAAAATATTGGTGGAATGTCGGTAGGACCGCAAAAGTCTGTACAATTGTTGTTAATTGGTAAACACATTTATATTGTAGGTGTCGGAGAAAATATTCAATTGCTAAAAGAAATTGATTCGCCAGAGGAAGTAGATCAATTAATGAAGCAAATGGAAGGTAACCACTATACAGCAGCAACTACTCCTTATATTGCTGAAATATTTAAGAAATTTACAAACAAGAATGAGCCAAAAGATATATCTAATAGTCCTAAATTTAATGAGATGTTTAATGAAAAAATCGGTGAAATTAAACAAAAACGTACGGATGAGTTAGAGCGTTGGAAAGAACAGGAGAGTGATAAGCGATGA
- a CDS encoding response regulator, with product MSKKILIVDDAAFMRMMIKDILTKNGYEVVGEAADGLQAVEKYNELRPDLVTMDITMPEMDGIAALKAIKGADPSAVVIMCSAMGQQAMVIDAIQAGAKDFIVKPFQADRVIEAIQKALG from the coding sequence ATGTCTAAAAAGATTTTAATTGTTGATGATGCAGCATTCATGCGCATGATGATTAAAGACATTTTAACAAAAAATGGTTATGAAGTAGTCGGGGAAGCGGCAGATGGACTTCAAGCTGTTGAAAAGTACAATGAATTACGACCAGATTTAGTAACAATGGATATTACGATGCCTGAGATGGATGGAATCGCAGCATTAAAAGCAATTAAAGGTGCAGATCCAAGTGCTGTTGTTATTATGTGCTCAGCAATGGGTCAACAAGCAATGGTGATCGACGCTATTCAAGCTGGAGCGAAGGACTTTATCGTAAAGCCATTCCAAGCAGACCGTGTAATCGAAGCAATTCAAAAAGCATTAGGTTGA
- the fliY gene encoding flagellar motor switch phosphatase FliY — MSDEMLSQEEIEALLRGETLEDIPANSETTTSDEIIVDDHLSPIEQDALGEVGNISFGSSATALSALLGQKVDITTPSISMINRNRLEEEFPHPYVAVQVEYTIGLTGMNLLVIKQSDAAIIADLMLGGDGLNPKPELSEIQLSAVQEAMNQMMGSAATSMSTIFNQKVDISPPTIDLMNISQNEGTDNIPPDDLLVKISFRLRIGELIDSNLMQLLPLNFSKKVVKSLMGETDELAGTIAPAPPTSQPVSAVQPAQPLQQPVQQASQQPVQQPMYEQPVYQQPVYQQPMYAAPQQQVNVQQAQFASFESANITQTEARNLNMLLDIPLQVTVELGRTKRSVKEILDLSSGSIIELDKLAGEPVDILVNSRLIAKGEVVVIDENFGVRITDILSQADRLNNLR, encoded by the coding sequence TACTACTAGCGATGAAATTATTGTTGATGATCATCTAAGTCCAATTGAACAAGATGCTTTAGGTGAGGTAGGGAATATTTCCTTCGGTAGCTCTGCTACAGCTTTATCAGCATTATTAGGACAAAAGGTTGATATTACAACACCAAGTATCTCGATGATTAATCGAAATCGATTAGAAGAGGAATTTCCACACCCGTATGTCGCAGTACAAGTAGAATATACAATCGGGCTTACTGGTATGAATTTATTAGTAATTAAACAATCAGATGCTGCAATTATAGCAGACTTAATGTTAGGTGGAGATGGTCTAAATCCTAAACCAGAGTTAAGTGAAATTCAGTTAAGCGCAGTTCAAGAAGCGATGAATCAAATGATGGGTTCAGCGGCAACGTCAATGTCAACGATCTTTAACCAAAAAGTTGATATTTCACCACCTACTATTGATTTAATGAATATTTCGCAAAATGAAGGTACAGATAATATCCCGCCAGATGATTTATTAGTTAAAATTTCATTCAGATTACGTATTGGCGAACTAATTGATTCAAATTTAATGCAATTATTACCTTTAAACTTTAGTAAAAAAGTAGTAAAGTCATTAATGGGAGAGACTGATGAATTAGCAGGTACAATTGCACCAGCACCACCAACAAGTCAACCTGTATCTGCAGTTCAACCAGCACAACCATTACAACAACCTGTTCAGCAGGCATCACAACAACCAGTACAACAGCCGATGTATGAACAACCTGTATATCAACAACCAGTTTATCAGCAACCAATGTATGCAGCACCACAACAACAAGTAAATGTACAACAAGCTCAATTTGCAAGTTTTGAATCTGCTAACATTACTCAGACAGAAGCTCGTAATTTAAATATGTTACTAGATATACCTTTACAAGTAACTGTCGAATTAGGGCGCACAAAACGTTCTGTGAAAGAAATTTTAGATTTATCTAGTGGATCAATTATTGAATTAGATAAACTTGCTGGTGAACCAGTTGATATTTTGGTGAACAGTCGCTTAATCGCGAAAGGTGAAGTTGTTGTAATTGATGAGAACTTCGGCGTTCGAATCACAGACATTTTAAGCCAAGCGGATCGCTTGAACAATTTAAGATAG